ATAGCAAAACAGGATAAAATACTAAAATGAACAAAAAAAATATATTAGTTTTGGGGAATATCTATAAAGTAAAGGATTATCTGGATTATGATAATTATAATTATCATTTAATCACGTCTTATTTTGATATCTCGCAGCTTTCAAATGAACTGAAAAATTCTATTAAATATCACGCGATAAGTACAAATGATACTTTTGACGTTTCTTGTTTTGAGAATAAATTCGATAGTATTTTAGAGATTACCAAAGAAATAATTGAACATTTTGGAAATATAGAGGCTATTATATCAACAAATGAAGCAACAGTGGTTGTCGCTTCAAAATTAAGGGGTATCCTAAATATAAATAAAGGGTTGGTCAGTCCTAACGCTATCTTTCTCAGAGATAAAATAAAAATGAAAGAACGTTTAAAAGATACTGTACCTCTTGCAGATTTTTCAGAAATCACAAAAGAGGATTATCAGACTATAGTTGAACAATTCATAAAGAAATACAAAAAAATAGTTATTAAACCTTCTAACCAAGCTGGAGGCTGTGGTATAAAAATTGTATCAGACTATCAAGATGCAATAAATCACATAAACGAACTTTTTGATCAAAGTGATAAGATTAGTGTTGAACAATATATAAGTGGTACTATTATGCACTTTGATGGTATTATAAAAAATGGTATATTAGTAAATTTTATGGTTTGCAAAAAGGTAGGTACAGCATATGATTATATAAATAATAATAATGTTCTATCCACTATAGTAGTTTCGGATAGCGAGTTAATAAATAAAGCCAAAGAATTCACTATAAAATGTTTTGAACAATTTGATATTCAAAATACAGTTTTTCATTTGGAAGTAATTTATTATGAAAATAAATTCATTTTCTTGGAAATAGCTGGTAGACCTCCAGGTGGAAATATTGTGAATTTATATAATTATGCTTACGAATTTGATTTTTACAAACATTCTTATTTTCTAGATTTAAATGAGACTATACCAAATATTTATTTTCAAAATAATTTTGCATTATCTTTAATCCCTGTTCCTAACCTCAAAGAATACACAATTAAAAACGTACGAGGGATCGATAACTTACCTATCAATATAGTTAATATTACTTTCAAAGGGATAGGTTCAAAAAATCAATATCGGCCATTTGATCCTTTCGATAGTATCTGTCAAGTATATTTTACTTGGGAAAGTGAAAAAGATTTGACTAACACAATTGCTTATATTGAAAATAACATCAAATTTGAATGTCTTGAACATTTGCAGTGAAAAGTACAAAAGCGCACAATACAAAAAGTGCGCTTTTATGCTTTACTAATATCCATTAAATCCAAACAAATTCTATTCAAAAATAGAGGGTGGTTATTTTGATTTTTCGGAATTTGAATCATAACTTAAAAATTCGACTTTTAACAAGCTTCTTACAAAATTCTATTATGTTTAGTATTATTCCGTTTATGTCTTTATATTTGTCTGCTTATATGGGAGTTATAGCTGCGGGTCTCTACTTAATTATTGCAGTAGTAGTTAATTTTTTAGCTTCTTTAATCGGGGGGCATATAAGTGACGTATTTTCAAAAAAAGGAATCATTTTAACTAATTCTTATGTAAATGTATTGGTATTTTTATCAATGACTATTTGTATCTATACTGAACAAAGATTAGTTACTTTATTCTCAATTTTGTTTATATGTAGTCAACTAATCTATGGTATTATGAAGCCGGCTCAAGACGCTATTACTATAGAATCTATCACCGAAGAAACAAGAAGGGAATATTCTGTAATACAATACTGGATTAATAATTTATCCATGGCTTTGGGGATAACAATTGGCGGTGCTGTATATAATAATTATAAATCAGAATTATTTATAACAGCTACGGCGATACTATTAATAAATAGTATTATTATAAAATTGTTTTTACAAGACATTAATATTAATAAAATTCATAAAAGTAATGAATCGTTTTTAATAAATACACTGAATAGCTATAAAGAAGTTTATAAGGATAAACCATATGTAAATTTAGTTTTAGGATTGGCATTTGTTATGATGGCCGAGCTATCAATGTCTTCTTATATAGTGGTTAGACTAAAAGAGGATTTTACAACAGTAGGATTCTACGGTTTTTCAATTGATGGTGTAAAATTATATTCTATTTTAATGATAATAAATACTTTTATCGTTATTAGTATGACTTTTGTATTTTCAAGAATTTCACAAAAGATGAGTCCAAATCAATCAATAACGATCGGTGTGTTATTATATATATCAGGGTATTCAGTAATGGTCATATCATCTAATATTTATATATTAATAGTTTCAATGGTAATTGCAACAATTGGAGAATTATTATATGCCCCTGCTTACAACTCAGAAAGGATTAGAATTATTCCTATAGATAAAAGAGGGGCCTATTCAGCAGTTGCTGGATTTTCTAATAAAATTGGTAATATGTTATCAAAATCAGCTTTAATCATTAGTGCGGTCTTAGCTCCTAATTTTATTGCATTATATATTTTTCTTACAGGAATTATTGGTTTGTTCTTGATTTCTAATAGTTTATTTAATAATAAAAATATTAATTACCTCGAAAATGATCAAACTTTTTTATAAAAATCAAACTTATATCTGCTGAATAAAAATCCATTGTGATCAAACTTTTTTCAAAATGGACTTTTATTTTTGGCCATAAAATGAGGGCTCATATGGCATTTTTGATCGTACTTTATTCCAAAGCTACATGTTTTGTAACTTTTGAATAAAGATTGATATTTTGAATAAAGTCGCGATGCTTTTACCCCTTTAGAATCATGTCTAAAGGGGTATTTTTTATTATGGGAGTGAAATTATATTGTTTATTGTTCGGATGCATATCCTCCTGAAACTGAATGTTGCAAGTGACGTTACGTCACCTATTATAGTTAGGTTATATCATGCAAGGAAAGAGGAATGATGAATGAAGCAAAAGGACATGAATTGGAAGGATCAAGACCCTTGGGGATTAAAAGAATTTCTCTTAATGATGCTACTTGAATTTGTATTTGTCATAGGATGCATAAAATTCTTAGTAAATCCTATTTATTCTCAGTGGTTTGATAATGAGCTATATTCAGGAACTCTAATAGGATTAACAATAGCGATTGTTTTAGTATCAGGTGTGTATTTTATGATCATTCGGCCAAAGAAACTTTCTTGGAGTGAAGTAGGAATCAGGTCATTCTCTATAAAAGATTGGAAACTTATTGTCCTACTAACTATTATATTAATAGTTGGTGATGTAATAGTGATGGTGCTTACTAGCTTTATTGGGAATTCTTATGAGAACAGCAAAACTGAAGCGATACAGCAAAACGTAAATTTCTTTACTGTTTTTATTGCTTTTATTTCTGCGGCGGTCATTTCACCAATATATGAGGAAATTTTTTATCGTGGTTTTTTATATCGATGGCTACGTACACGTTTTGGTATGATGAGGGCTATTTTTCTAAGCTCATTAATCTTTACAATTATCCACATTCCAACTTATAATGCGATGCCTGTAAACTTCTTGAGCGGTATAGTCTTTGCATGGGCGTATGAACGAACTCATTCAATTTGGCCGTCAGTTATTATTCATGGTCTAACTAATGGAATTATGGTTCTGTTGACAGCGATGGGATAGTAGAAATTTGTTGTAAGCAGGTAAAGTATCCAAAGCCACTTAATTTACTTTAGATAGTGAACTATATGTAAAATTAACTATCGGGGAACTATGGTTGAATAAAAATAATCAAACTTTTTTATAAAGGGACGCTTCAATTGAATATAGAAAAGGCGTGTTTTGATCAATCTTTTTTTAAAACACGCTTTTTCTAATTGCTCTTTTATTAAGGCTTATTAAGTTAATTTAATCAAACTTTATTCCAAAGCTAAATTTGTGTTGTACAGAGATAATAAAGTGGGTTAATTTACAATAAAGCCTTTTAAAAAATGCGAGTCATTCTATTCACCAATCAGGCTAGAGTGTGGAGCAACCCATCTTTAAATAAATAGAAACTTTATATGTATGAGTACACTTTTAAGTTGTTGTACACTTTCTTTTTTCCTCACTCTAATGGTTAATATGTCTTTCACTTTAAAGAAGCCTTAAAAGAGAAATCCTCTTTTAAGGCTTTTATGCATGTTCATTATTTCACTGTTATGCTTTTAACCCAAGCAATCGTACGATAACGATGATTAACAACGCTCCTATTGTAAGGACCGTGTTGTTAACAGTGTGGATTAATAACACGTGCCAAATATTTCTTGTCCATAGATAGATTATATTTAGAAATAGACCTGCAAACATGAAGGGGATTGTATCCATTACACTCCCAAAATTATAATAGTGAATGAGTCCGAAAAGGATTGAATTTCCTATTATAATACATGCTTTTCTAAAAAATCCACCCTGTAATATTTTACCGAGAAGTGTATAACGAAAAACAGTATCTTCAATTAATCCTGTAACAATAGGACCTAAAGCGATATAAATTAAGAGCATGAACATTTCAGGACTTGCAGTCAAAGGATCAATTAAAGGGGGAACATCTGTTTCTGTGCTGGTGCTAGTTCCTGGAATAAGTGAGCGAATCAAACTAATTAGAATTTGTAAAAGAACACCACCGACAATAATTAATAGAACGGAACGTTTCCACGCTAATTTAAATTTACTCCAATGTATACGAAGCATCGGAGCATAAACAACCATCAGGAAAAGAAACATGATAATGCGCAAACTGGTATCAATAATTGCCCACAATTGATTTTTTACTGAGAAATATTCAGTGATAAAGCCTGCAAGGAATATTAATGGGATTAAAAGTAAAGTAATATAATCTTTCTTTGTCCACACATTCTCTGAAAAATCTTCTGCTGCGACTAATTTAGTGAATTTATTCATTTGAATTTACAACTCCTAATAACATTAAAAAATCTTACGATGTTACATTTTTTATGCATAACTCCCCATTTTGATATCTATTCTATCATACATATTTCCCTTCAAAAAATACTTATACGCGCTAAGTAAGGTTTAGCTTGTGTATTAACTGTAAACTCTTTTTGAATCAACATACGTATGTACAGTATTTTCTTTATGAAACAAATGTGCAATAGAGGATATTATATATTGAAAAATGATATAATTAAAGTTCGATTATTTATCATAAATATTAATTAAAAAATTGTAACTACTCAGCTACCCTAAGGTTTTAATGGTTTGATAATTTGATTTTCAAGTTATCTCCACAAATTCCTGTTAACACTGGCAATAAGAAAAACAGGAGGTGAAGTGTATGAACTGAAAAGATATTCTTCTTGTTTATAAACAAGGGCCAAATTCTGTTGTGAATTTAGTTGAAACATTATGCACGCGCATAAAAACTCAAAAAATAGTTATAAATCACTACTAATGGACGGGTTACAAAAAACAGCTACAAAAAGTCTACGTGAAAAAACAGATAACCAACCTGGTCATAAAGTGCATACACTTCGCCAAGTGGAACACTCAGATTGTGTTTTTATTCATCCTGTGACAATGTGCTCGTGTTGCCAATCACCATTAGAAAATGAACCTGTTCGCTTGAAAAAAGTGCGACAGGTGTTCGATATCCCGTCTGTTTTCTTTTGAGGTACTTCAACATGAAGCGGAACGAAAAATTTGCCCGCACTGTTTTCATATTGAAGAAGTTCCATTTCCAAAAGGTGTGACAAACGCGACTCAATATGGTCAGCATGTTCAATTGATGGTGAACGATTTGACACAATATCAGTATCTGTCTCTTTAGTAGACGTCTGAATCTTTTGAAATGTGTATCGGCATTCGATCAGTCAAGGCACAATCAACCGCCTCATTCGTTCTTTTAGTGAAAGTTTACAAGAAAATGAAGAGGAAATTCGTTCAAAAATTTTAGCTTCTTCAATTGTTCATTGCGATGAAACAGGACTTCGCAATCAAAGATAAAACTATGGGAAAGGTTCTCAATATGACAAGTGATAGCGCTGATTCACTAGAATGGATTGCTTTGATAGGTCAGCTAAAGCGTTATATGAAGGACGTTCCCAAATATCATTAGAAGAATGGATGAAAAGCGCTTAGAGGAATTTAAAGGTGAGGATGAATTTTTAGATAAACTTTGGGAAATAAGGATGTCGCCAAAACAATCAGAGAAACTGAGATTATATCCAATTGACCAAGATGTGCTTGAGTTTATGGATCAGGCATATGCCATTTTTATCGCCGAAAAGAATAAAGGGGGAAAGAAGGATGAGTACAGAACTACTTCTCCTAATAGGGGGATTGGCCTTATTAGATACGCTAAGCCCTGCCACATTAGGGGTAACAGTATATTTGCTTTTAACAGATAAAGAGAAACTTACTAAACGTTTATTGGTTTATTTATTGACGGTAGCAGGATTTTATTTTGTTGTTGGAGTTTCACTCATGTTAGGATTAGATTTCTTGCTTGAGATAATTTCTGGCGTATTTCAAAATCGAATCGTAAGCTGGATGTTCTTTATTATTGGGGGGATATTGTTCATAGCGAGTTTTTATGTTCCGACAAAGAAAAGCTCAGACCTACCTGCACCAAAATCAAAAAGTATTCTTTCAATGGTAGTTCTAGGGTTCACTACTTCATTCATTGAAGTGGGGACTGCATTTCCTTATTTTGCAGCAATTGGCATAATGACTACTTCTAATCTATCATGGGTGGAATGGTCGTCTATTTTAGCTGGATACAATTTTATTATGGTGTTGCCTTCCCTCGTACTGTTTCTCTTCTATCTCCTGTTTGGAAGGCGGATGCAAACATCTCTCGAGAAGCTTCGAGTGAAAATCGCTAATAATACAGGATCGGCTCTTTCGTGGATTATGTGTATAGTTGGAATTATCATGATTTTGAATAGCCTGGATTATTTGTAGGATGTTTGACCAGAATATTAGATAAAAGTAGATTTAACAATCAGGGCATATTCTAAAATGACGAATTGTGAAAATATTGTAAATTTGACATGGTTTAGGTAGAAAATCAAAATGTAATACACGATGTGTATTACTATAAATATCATAGAAGGGGGAAAGGACATATCGTCAATTCATGGGGACGACCTAAAATAAAAATCCAAAGAACAACAAGTGAATGGATTGGGGATACCATTGGCTATTCATTTTTTTTAGGATCAATTATTTTTTTGATTATTATTTGGGGCAGATTACCTGAGGAAGTACCGGGACATTATAATGCAGCTGGGGTTGTAAATCGCTGGGGGACAAAGTGGGAACTTTTGATTCTACCGGGAATCGGGGCATTCACCCTGCTTTTAATGCAAACCTTAGAAAAGTTTCCAGAAGTACATAACTATCCACAAAGACTGAATGAATCGAATGCTAAGCAGTTTTATTTAAATAGCCGAAAAATGATAAATCAATTAAAAAATGTTTGTTTAGTTGTTTTTGCTTTAATCCAATTTGAGACAATTTCAATCGCTTTAGGTTGGAAAAGTGGTATTGGTAAGTTATTCTTACCAATAATTGTTATTGGGAAAATAAGGAAATTGAAAATTAAATAATTCGGGCCGAATAAACAATCTAATTTACATGGCTGCATTGTTATTTTACATATTGTGATTTGAAATAAAGTTAAGATGTTCTTTAAAAATAAATAAAGTTTCTGTAGTATCTAAAGAAAAGAGCCGACTCTAAAAATATTCAGTGTCGGCTCTTTTATACAATAATAGAATGGTTGTTTATTTCTACCATATAATGGAAATAAAGTCGTACCGTTTATCCTTTGAGATACACATTGTCTAAAGGAGGTTCCGTCAAGCAAAAGACATAAAACTCACGTTCAGATATTTGATTAGTGATAACCCTATAAGGAATCGACTTTTTATTTATCCCTTTAAAGGTGGATATTTTAATTCTTTTGAGGTAAGTCCATTACCACCCCATATTTTTTTCTGAATAACTTCTGCTTTGCTATGATAAGCAGAAAAATAAACCACTCCATCTTAGTATTGATACTGATAATATAAATGCTAACTCTACATTTTAGATTGAATTCGCATCTATATTATATTTAAAATGTTTATTTTGTAATCTTTATACTAGTAAAATTCATAACTAACCTATGTATTAGATTGTATTATGATTTAAATAACAGTAAACCTATGTTCTTACGGTGCTTTTATCAGAAAATTTGAAAATATGTAAAAATGCATATTTTCAAAAAAAGTTTTAGGTGTATAATTAATTTGTCCAGAATAATCTGGTAATTAAAAAGAGGTTTATATTATGAAGGTATTAAAACAAAAACTAATTAATGGAGGTGACGAAATATATCTAAAAAATGATATAACTTGTGAAAGAAGTGTGCAGATTAAACAGTAGTTTAAGGTGCTGTTTTTATTATTTTTAAGTTAATTAATTTTTTAACTGGTAATGTTAATACCCTCTCAATTTTAGTACTAGAATTAGTAGCATTCTGGATCAAAAAAGTAGTTTTTAATTTTAGAATATGGAGAAGAAATATGACTAATAAGAAATTACTTATTACTGGGTATGTAACAACTCTTTTGGGAAGCTATACATATGATCAATACATTAAATGGGTTATTTTAGATGAAACTAATAGTGCAGCATTTTTGGGAATAGCAACAGCAATTACATCAGTTGCGCTGTTTTTTGCTCAATTTTTAGGAGGGATTGCAGCTGATAAATATTCGCCAAAAAGAACAATGTGTGCTATGGAATTAATCAGTGCAACCGCAGCGTTATTATCAATGGTATGTATTATGATGAACTTCGATCTACTAATAACCGTTATTATTTTAAATACTGTGTTAGTATTAACAAGCTCAGTGTATTCAATAGCTTCTAAGGCTGCATTACCATACTTTGTAGTTACAGATCACCTTAAATCATTTAATAGTATTCAAACTGCATGTAAAAATGTATTAACTCTAGTAAGTCCAATATTAGCGTATATAATGGTCAAAATTGGTATCAATCCCATATATGCAATACTTTTGAATTTAATTACATTTCTATTAAACACTTTTTGGTTAATACGTTTAAAGCCAATTTCAATAGAAACAAAAAAGGTTGTTACTATAAAATTTAGGGAAGCATTTAACATTTTATATAGTGATCGTATAATTTTCAAAATGATAATTGCAGCTGGAATATTAAATTTTTATTTGTTTGGATTTGAATTGTTGGAAAAATCAATTGGAAAAATCTATTTTTCATCTGTAAGTATCTATATGTTAATTGGAATAGCAGCTGCAATAGGAGCGATTTTTGCGGCATTTTTGGTTCACTCTAAAAATGATAGTGTTCAAAGAATTCTTTCGTTTATAGATGTTAAAAAGATGATCTTTTTACAGGGGATGGTTATTTTACCTTTTGTACTATTTTCCAACCTATATACCTTTTTATTTGCAACCTTTTTTATATCATTTTTAACAATTATGTTTAATATTGAATTCTTTACATTAGTTCAACTAAATATAGACCGTACAATTTTGGGGAAAGTTTTTGCTATTATATTTTTGATAGCAACGTCTACTGCTCCAATAGCAAATCTAGTGTATGGATATTTAATAGAATATGATGTTTTAATTACTTGTATAGTAACTATGGTTGGTTTAATTATACTTTCTCTAATTATTCCTAGAACAGAAAATAGGAGTTGACTTATATGGTTACATTTAATGAAGAAACGTATCAAAATTTTATTGATGATGTTTTAGAGAACAGACAAAAGAAATGTTTTGGATTTTTTTTAGCCAAATCAGATTCACCTGAACATATTCACAGCTATTTCTTTATGAAAAAGGATAAAAGAGGCGAATATGATTTTGAAAATATAGATAACTATTATAAAACGCATCAAACAGCAGGATTTTTAGCAGATTTTCAAGAGTTGATTGAATTAGAAAAATACATTAGAGCGAATAACTTAATAAAAGTGGGTGTTTTTCATTCACATATGCGGCATCCAGCAATTTTTGATTTAATAGATCTAAAATTACATCCCACTGATGAACTTTGGCATTTAATAATAGCTATTAAGAATATTGAAAAGCCTATTATCAGAATATTCGGCACTAATAATGGTGAAATTAAAGAGAAAGAATTTATGGTATTGAGGGGGGAATAGAAGTGAAATTACAGGAAGATAAAATTCTAGAACGATTTATAGATGAATTGAAAAAACCTGTTAAAAATAGTTATCAATTATACAATGACTATGTTCTTTTATGTAGTTCTAATAATCGGGAAATTCGTATTAAAATGAAAGAATTAGAGATACAAAATCAAAAGAGATTTTTGAAATATTTGGAACCAGATATGATCTCAATTGAAACATGTAGTTACAATCAGAGTGATTATGCGAAACCACATTCGTATATATATGATTCTGAATGTTGTGAAAATATAGATATTTATAATTTTCAAATGTCTAAAACATGCATAACAAAAGAATTATACCAATTATATGATAAGGGGTATCAAAATGATTATCCTTCGGACTCACCGGTAGTAGATGTCAACTGGTATGAAGCAATGATGTTTTCGTATTGGATAGGATGCCGATTACCTTTAGAAGTAGAGTGGGAATATGTTGCTAATGTAGGATTAGAGGATATTCCTTTTGAGAATGACATCATGCTAGATTATGCTTGGTACAGTATGAATAGTAATAACTATTTAGAAAGCGTAGGGAAAAAGTTGCCTAATAAATTTGGAATATATGATATGCAAGGATTGGTATGGGAATGGTGTCTTGATTCAATAGAATTAGATAAAAATCCTTATTTAATCCAAAGATACATTCCTTATCGTGTTTGTCGTGGTGGAAGTTTTTATTCGTTTTTAGAAGTTTTATCACCTACATATCGATATGGAGAAAAAGAAGTATATTCATCTAGAGATTTAGGTTTTAGGGTTGTGAAATCTGACGTAGTAATTTAAAAAACATATATTGGAGAAGGAGAGTTTTAGTTTATGAAATTATTTTTAACAGATCATTTATTAGTGAGGTTAGGTAATGAGGTTAAATTAGAGGATAATGGTACATTCTTTGTGGATGTTAATACTTATAAAGATTTGAAAAATGAGTTAAAAAAATATCCATTGTATACAGAATTATATCAAGAAGATGGGAAATTAAAGAATAAGTATTTTTTAGTACTAAATAATGAGGTAATTGAGGAAGAACATATTGAAAAAATACAATTTAATAGTGATATGGAATTAACAGTACTGTTACAATTTGCAGGAGGTTGAGATTATGATATTAACAGAAGAAAAATTAATATCAAAAATTATGGATTTTGTGTGTTATGAAAAAAACTATTTTTATGTTTTGGCTAAAGTTTATAATGTAGGGGATTTTGAATTATTTTATATGGATAGATGGATTGACTGGGAGTTCAAAGAAAATGGTTCAGAGCCAATTTTAACTACAAATAATGCATTTAAACAAAATTTAATAAAAAGAAATATATTAGTTGCACATACTGCTAAATTTAATGACATTTATTCTGAACTAATAAATGAAACTAGTTTAGGAAATAAAATAAATATGGTAGTTGAAATGGATCATATTGATGGAACACGTTATTATACAAATACTTTAATTGAGAAAGTAACATCAACAAAAGTTCTGTATACAAAAATAAATGAAAATATGCAGAAAATAAATGTAGAAATGAGTAGAGAGGATTTTGTAGAAAGATTACCGAAAGAGTTGGAATTAGAATATGAGGTAATTCGATATGATGAAGATCTTCATAGACAATTAAACATTTCAGATTCTGAATTGTGTAAAAAAATCTTAAAAGAATGGATGGATTTCTCAATTGTAGATGAACAATTATATATGAGAGGGCAATTGGTTAAATATAATATATACGCTTTTGAGTCTATGATTAATTATTTGCAAAATGAAAAAGATAATATTTTAAAGAATATTAATCATGAAAAAAATATACAAAATAGACTAGGTAAGCAAATTGAAAATAAGATTTTGCCACTTATTGTGCTATATGAGTATTTTATTGAAAAACAGATGGTAAAAGATAATAATATTTCGGTTACATTAAGAAAATCAATAAATCAACTTAAGGTAATGCTGGGATTAATTGTAGAATTGAGTGATGAAAATTATTATGAGCATTATGTTGCAACGTTTAAAAATATTGCACAACAAATTCAAGACTTACAGGCAGGAATTTATAATGTAATTTTAGATTTATTAACTACAAACAATAAAGGGGTATAGTATTATGAAACAACAAATTCTTGCAGTTATGGAAAGATTACTAGCAAAACAAGATTTTCAAAATCTATGTGAAAATTATGATGCATTAAAAGAAGAGAAAGTTTTTAAGTTAGGGATTGACTCAATCCGTGTTATGAAATTGGTTTTAGAAGTAACAAAAGAATTTAATATTACTATTGATTTTACAACACTTGATTTGAAAAATTTCGAAACCATTCAAAAAATTGAAGCGTATATAGAGGGGAGCAATAATAAGTGAGTGGATTTCAATATACCTTTAAAAAGGAGCTTCAGCCTCTTGTATTGGATCAATTAAAATATCAATTGCATTATTTTCTCCCACAGCTAGAGGGAAGATTTATGTTAGGTACTAAAATATTTCACATTTTAGACGAATTAGAAATAAGTTTAAATGAATTAGAGACCCTGAAAAAAATATTCGAACGTTATGAAGAGCTAAATGAATTACCCCTTCAAAATCAGGACAGTGTTATTTGGAATGTAGAAAACACAGAAGGTTATTTAAGTGAAAATCAAATATCATTCGACAGAATATTCGAAGAAGAGTTTATAGAAAAAGTAAAAAAATTTATTAATATCAGTATAAAGGTACAAAAAGGATTAAATATTTATAATAAAATTTGGATAGAACTATTAAAAGAACTTGATGAAAAAATATATGAATATTTTTCTACTATTTTTGAATTGTCAGAGATATATGCTCCACATATGATTGAACTAGAAGAATTAGAACGTACAGGGTACCTGAAGAATAGCTTTCATCATTTATGCTATACCTCCCACACAACAAAGGACTACACAAAATTTCCTCATGATGGTGTTGAAAGAAGTAAGATAGGAAAGTATTTAGATGTTAACCAGAAGTATGTTTTGAATCCAGCACTTTGCTTACATGTATATCCACAGCTAAGGGATAAGCAAGGAGTAAACAATACAGTTTATACAATTAAAGGCAGTTGTTTCCGAGATGAATCTGGAAATTTAAATAATACAACAAGACTTCTTGAGTTTGTTATGCGAGAGTTCGTTTTCTTTGGAACAGAAGAATTTATAGCTGAGTGCCATAAACAACTTGTAGATTTTTGGATACTGTTAATGAAAAAAATAAATTTGAAATTTGAAATAAAAATTGCGAATGATATATTCTTTGATGATAATACTGACAGCAAACTCTTTTCACAAGTGTATTCTGATAATAAATTAGAGCTAGTTGTACATGTAAAGGATTTAGAAGTATCAGTGTCCTCAGTAAACAAACATATGTATCATTTTTCAGATGTTTATAATATTACAAATGAACCTGGGAAGTTGGCTCAAACAATGTGTATGGGCTTAGGCTATAACCGGATTTTAGAAATGATCAGTAGAGAGAATCAGAACAGGGAAGTTGAAAAATAAAGAAAGGAGGCTTTAATTATGAATGTTTTAGTGATAGAGCCACCACTTTTTATGTTTGAAAAGTTTGAAAAAGA
The window above is part of the Bacillus cytotoxicus NVH 391-98 genome. Proteins encoded here:
- a CDS encoding MFS transporter, which codes for MTNKKLLITGYVTTLLGSYTYDQYIKWVILDETNSAAFLGIATAITSVALFFAQFLGGIAADKYSPKRTMCAMELISATAALLSMVCIMMNFDLLITVIILNTVLVLTSSVYSIASKAALPYFVVTDHLKSFNSIQTACKNVLTLVSPILAYIMVKIGINPIYAILLNLITFLLNTFWLIRLKPISIETKKVVTIKFREAFNILYSDRIIFKMIIAAGILNFYLFGFELLEKSIGKIYFSSVSIYMLIGIAAAIGAIFAAFLVHSKNDSVQRILSFIDVKKMIFLQGMVILPFVLFSNLYTFLFATFFISFLTIMFNIEFFTLVQLNIDRTILGKVFAIIFLIATSTAPIANLVYGYLIEYDVLITCIVTMVGLIILSLIIPRTENRS
- a CDS encoding formylglycine-generating enzyme family protein; protein product: MKLQEDKILERFIDELKKPVKNSYQLYNDYVLLCSSNNREIRIKMKELEIQNQKRFLKYLEPDMISIETCSYNQSDYAKPHSYIYDSECCENIDIYNFQMSKTCITKELYQLYDKGYQNDYPSDSPVVDVNWYEAMMFSYWIGCRLPLEVEWEYVANVGLEDIPFENDIMLDYAWYSMNSNNYLESVGKKLPNKFGIYDMQGLVWEWCLDSIELDKNPYLIQRYIPYRVCRGGSFYSFLEVLSPTYRYGEKEVYSSRDLGFRVVKSDVVI
- a CDS encoding MoaD/ThiS family protein; amino-acid sequence: MKLFLTDHLLVRLGNEVKLEDNGTFFVDVNTYKDLKNELKKYPLYTELYQEDGKLKNKYFLVLNNEVIEEEHIEKIQFNSDMELTVLLQFAGG
- a CDS encoding acyl carrier protein, producing MKQQILAVMERLLAKQDFQNLCENYDALKEEKVFKLGIDSIRVMKLVLEVTKEFNITIDFTTLDLKNFETIQKIEAYIEGSNNK
- a CDS encoding class-II aminoacyl-tRNA synthetase family protein, translating into MSGFQYTFKKELQPLVLDQLKYQLHYFLPQLEGRFMLGTKIFHILDELEISLNELETLKKIFERYEELNELPLQNQDSVIWNVENTEGYLSENQISFDRIFEEEFIEKVKKFINISIKVQKGLNIYNKIWIELLKELDEKIYEYFSTIFELSEIYAPHMIELEELERTGYLKNSFHHLCYTSHTTKDYTKFPHDGVERSKIGKYLDVNQKYVLNPALCLHVYPQLRDKQGVNNTVYTIKGSCFRDESGNLNNTTRLLEFVMREFVFFGTEEFIAECHKQLVDFWILLMKKINLKFEIKIANDIFFDDNTDSKLFSQVYSDNKLELVVHVKDLEVSVSSVNKHMYHFSDVYNITNEPGKLAQTMCMGLGYNRILEMISRENQNREVEK